One Lepus europaeus isolate LE1 chromosome X, mLepTim1.pri, whole genome shotgun sequence genomic window carries:
- the LOC133753283 gene encoding ferritin heavy chain-like, whose protein sequence is MAAASSRVRHNYHPESEAAVNSHIHLLLYASYVALSMAFYFDQDDVALKGFARYFLKRSQIERERAEKLLKMQSQRGGRIVFQDIEKPERSDWEGGLQAMEVAFDLAMSINQSLLDVHDVATSRDDAHLCHFLETNYLDQQVQDIKELGNHLTNLHKMGTQNRGMTEYLFDRLTLGQDNKEN, encoded by the coding sequence ATGGCCGCCGCATCCTCAAGAGTGCGCCACAACTACCACCCTGAAAGCGAGGCTGCCGTCAACAGCCACATCCACCTGCTGCTCTACGCCTCCTACGTGGCTCTGTCGATGGCCTTCTACTTCGACCAAGACGACGTGGCGCTGAAGGGCTTCGCCCGCTACTTCCTGAAGCGCTCACAGATCGAGAGGGAGCGCGCGGAGAAGCTGCTGAAGATGCAGAGCCAGCGTGGAGGCCGCATCGTCTTCCAAGACATCGAGAAGCCTGAGCGCAGCGACTGGGAGGGTGGCCTCCAGGCCATGGAAGTTGCCTTCGACCTGGCTATGAGCATCAACCAGAGCCTGCTGGATGTGCACGACGTGGCCACATCCAGAGATGACGCCCACCTCTGCCACTTCCTGGAGACCAACTACCTGGACCAGCAGGTCCAGGACATCAAGGAGCTGGGGAACCACCTGACCAACCTGCATAAGATGGGGACCCAGAACAGGGGTATGACAGAGTACCTCTTTGACAGGCTCACCCTGGGTCAGGACAACAAGGAGAACTGA